One segment of Streptomyces sp. NBC_01463 DNA contains the following:
- a CDS encoding TetR family transcriptional regulator: MVRRNDQRRAALVDAAIEVLAREGARGLTFRAVDAQAGVPAGTASNYFANRDDLFTQAGARVYERLQPDEATIARQQAAGRDREAYAELMRELVGRVASFRNGYLALLELRLEATRRPELRKILTERVRADVDANVAYHEASGLPGDTTAVKLLMLTLNWLIVEQLTLPDVFTEAEREQLVTAAVERIVAPH, from the coding sequence ATGGTGAGACGGAACGATCAGCGGCGCGCAGCCCTCGTTGACGCGGCAATCGAAGTACTCGCCCGGGAAGGCGCACGCGGCCTGACCTTCCGGGCCGTGGATGCCCAAGCCGGTGTGCCCGCCGGCACAGCGTCCAACTACTTCGCCAACCGTGACGACCTGTTCACTCAGGCCGGCGCACGCGTGTACGAGCGGCTCCAGCCCGACGAGGCCACGATCGCCCGCCAGCAGGCGGCCGGCCGTGACCGGGAGGCCTACGCGGAGCTGATGCGCGAACTGGTCGGCCGCGTCGCCTCCTTCCGCAACGGTTATCTCGCGCTGCTGGAACTCCGTCTGGAAGCCACCCGCCGCCCCGAACTGCGCAAGATCCTCACCGAGCGCGTCCGAGCCGACGTGGACGCCAACGTCGCCTATCACGAGGCGTCCGGCCTCCCCGGCGACACCACGGCGGTCAAGTTGCTCATGCTGACGCTGAATTGGCTGATCGTGGAACAGCTCACCCTGCCGGACGTCTTCACGGAGGCCGAGCGCGAACAGCTGGTGACGGCCGCAGTGGAGCGCATCGTCGCTCCGCATTAG
- a CDS encoding dihydrofolate reductase family protein, giving the protein MRKLVYYIGISLDGRIAGPSGEFDFFPQGDERQAAAYSTWVNALYPETIPTAYREAVGVADAPNRRFDTVVMGLGTYRPALDNGITSPYGHLRQYVVSSTLAPDTDPAVTVVPGDPLGLVRELKSEEAAAGLDIWLCGGGRLAGALLSEIDELLIKTYPVIAGTGVAVVDGSFDPTVFDVAERTAFPNGVTLTHLTRR; this is encoded by the coding sequence TTGCGAAAGCTCGTGTACTACATCGGAATCTCGCTCGACGGTCGGATCGCCGGGCCCAGTGGTGAGTTCGACTTCTTTCCCCAGGGAGACGAGAGGCAGGCCGCCGCCTACTCGACCTGGGTGAACGCGCTGTACCCGGAGACGATCCCCACCGCATATCGCGAGGCCGTGGGAGTCGCCGACGCGCCCAACCGACGATTCGACACCGTCGTCATGGGCCTGGGCACCTACCGTCCGGCCCTCGACAACGGGATCACCAGCCCGTACGGACACCTGCGCCAGTACGTCGTGTCCAGCACGCTCGCACCGGACACCGACCCAGCCGTCACCGTTGTGCCGGGCGACCCGCTCGGCCTGGTCCGCGAACTCAAGAGCGAGGAGGCGGCCGCCGGCCTGGACATCTGGCTCTGCGGGGGCGGCCGGCTCGCGGGTGCCCTGTTGTCCGAGATCGACGAGCTCCTGATCAAGACGTATCCGGTCATCGCCGGAACCGGAGTCGCGGTGGTCGACGGCTCTTTCGACCCCACCGTCTTCGACGTCGCCGAACGCACCGCCTTCCCCAACGGAGTCACCCTCACTCACCTCACCCGCCGTTAG
- a CDS encoding MATE family efflux transporter translates to MTSAQAVPVTDHTTRLGTDPIGRLLWRACTQTTAAVGVYGIYALTNAWFVGRGVGDDAMAAVNLVAPLLLLLGAVSTTVGAGGASLISRALGTGDHRAAARAAGNSFALFWACAAATTALGLAFLDPLLTLLGATGELGATARPYAVVLLCGALVSTGFSSLVRAEGRMGFSTLLWLVPVAVQITLDPLLIFGFDMGVRGAALGTVGGQAVSAAMSLWFFLVQRRRPYRIGPQDLLPHGPTLRALLGVGLPSFLAGTGVTLLAVLVNATLAAAGSATALAAYAVCARLQTFVMMPHTGISQGLQPIVGYNTGRGLPGRALKARNYSLIASVLYGLLTAAALAALARPLAGLFLNDADTVTAAGQALPIIAIGLTVAGIGPLVAAYAQSLGRPAPAYLISIGTLLLIKVPLIATLGRLGTTGVWTALAAGEVATAAVALLLLRRLHATTRKAP, encoded by the coding sequence GTGACCTCCGCGCAAGCGGTTCCCGTAACCGACCACACGACCCGGCTCGGCACCGACCCGATAGGCCGGCTGCTGTGGCGCGCCTGCACCCAGACCACCGCCGCAGTCGGCGTGTACGGCATCTACGCCCTCACCAACGCCTGGTTCGTCGGCCGCGGCGTGGGCGACGACGCCATGGCCGCGGTCAACCTGGTCGCCCCGCTCCTGCTGCTCCTGGGCGCGGTGTCCACCACCGTCGGCGCGGGCGGCGCCTCCCTGATCTCCCGCGCCCTGGGCACCGGAGACCACCGGGCCGCCGCCCGCGCGGCGGGCAACTCCTTCGCCCTCTTCTGGGCCTGCGCCGCAGCCACCACCGCGCTCGGCCTGGCCTTCCTGGACCCGCTGCTCACCCTGCTCGGAGCCACCGGCGAACTGGGCGCGACCGCCCGCCCCTACGCCGTGGTGCTCCTGTGCGGCGCCCTGGTGTCCACCGGCTTCTCCAGCCTGGTGCGAGCCGAAGGCCGCATGGGGTTCTCAACCCTGCTGTGGCTCGTGCCCGTCGCCGTACAGATCACCCTGGACCCACTGCTCATCTTCGGATTCGACATGGGTGTACGGGGCGCCGCGCTCGGCACCGTCGGCGGCCAGGCAGTGTCCGCGGCGATGAGCCTGTGGTTCTTCCTCGTACAAAGGCGCCGCCCCTACCGCATCGGCCCACAGGACCTCCTGCCCCACGGACCGACGCTGCGAGCACTGCTGGGTGTCGGCCTGCCCTCGTTCCTCGCCGGCACCGGCGTCACACTCCTGGCGGTTCTCGTCAACGCCACCCTCGCGGCCGCCGGATCGGCCACCGCGCTCGCCGCCTACGCCGTCTGCGCCCGCCTGCAGACCTTCGTGATGATGCCGCACACCGGCATCAGCCAGGGGCTGCAGCCCATCGTCGGCTACAACACCGGCCGCGGACTGCCCGGCCGCGCACTCAAAGCCCGCAACTACTCGCTGATCGCCTCAGTGCTGTACGGACTGCTCACCGCCGCCGCCCTGGCCGCTCTGGCCAGACCCCTGGCCGGCCTGTTCCTCAATGATGCCGACACCGTCACCGCCGCCGGGCAGGCACTGCCGATCATCGCGATCGGCCTCACCGTCGCCGGAATCGGCCCCCTGGTAGCGGCATACGCCCAGTCACTGGGGCGCCCGGCACCCGCGTACCTCATCTCCATCGGCACCCTGCTCCTGATCAAGGTGCCCCTGATCGCCACACTCGGCCGACTGGGCACCACAGGCGTCTGGACCGCCCTGGCAGCCGGTGAAGTCGCCACCGCGGCAGTCGCCCTCCTGCTCCTGCGGCGCCTGCACGCAACTACGCGGAAGGCTCCTTGA
- a CDS encoding TetR/AcrR family transcriptional regulator, with the protein MSDGEVRVPASSRGYAKGRARREQIVTTAGEVYADVGYHGASLREIAKRAGISHVGLHYYFPSREALLAAVLERRDEEDTARLGPKEYSPTAAVQHLVDLADHNARHAGIVELYARLAAEAFSEDHPAHQYFTDHYRTTREYVHSALRELADQGALREGVDPRAAATGFVALMDGLQVQWLASPDEVDMAGVLRAHVELLLKEPSA; encoded by the coding sequence ATGTCTGATGGGGAAGTCAGGGTGCCGGCGTCTTCGCGCGGGTACGCAAAGGGGCGGGCGCGCCGTGAGCAGATCGTGACGACGGCCGGCGAGGTGTATGCGGACGTGGGCTATCACGGCGCTTCACTGCGGGAGATCGCCAAGCGCGCCGGCATCAGCCACGTGGGCCTCCACTACTACTTCCCCAGCCGTGAAGCGCTGTTGGCGGCGGTGCTGGAGCGCCGGGACGAGGAGGACACCGCACGGCTCGGACCGAAGGAGTACTCCCCCACTGCGGCGGTGCAGCATCTGGTCGATCTGGCCGATCACAACGCCCGGCATGCGGGGATTGTGGAGCTGTACGCGCGTCTCGCGGCGGAGGCCTTCTCCGAGGATCATCCCGCGCACCAGTACTTCACGGATCACTACAGGACGACGCGGGAGTATGTGCACTCCGCGTTGCGGGAACTGGCGGATCAGGGGGCGCTGCGGGAGGGTGTCGATCCCCGTGCGGCGGCGACCGGGTTCGTGGCACTGATGGACGGGCTGCAGGTGCAGTGGCTGGCAAGTCCCGATGAGGTGGACATGGCCGGGGTGCTGCGTGCCCATGTGGAACTGCTCCTCAAGGAGCCTTCCGCGTAG